Proteins encoded within one genomic window of Mycolicibacterium monacense:
- the scpA gene encoding methylmalonyl-CoA mutase: MTVNDVAGKPAPETTGVRSFADVPLHGEGTGAPATEAAVAAHIEAAAAAHGYTPEQLDWVTPEGIDVKPVYVAADRAAAASAGYPLDSFPGAPPFLRGPYPTMYVNQPWTIRQYAGFSTAAESNAFYRRNLAAGQKGLSVAFDLATHRGYDSDHPRVQGDVGMAGVAIDSILDMRQLFDGIDLSSVSVSMTMNGAVLPILALYVVAAEEQGVRPEKLAGTIQNDILKEFMVRNTYIYPPKASMRIISDIFGYTSTKMPKFNSISISGYHIQEAGATADLELAYTLADGVEYIKAGLDAGLSIDKFAPRLSFFWGIGMNFFMEVAKLRAGRLLWSELVAEFDPKNEKSLSLRTHSQTSGWSLTAQDVFNNVARTCIEAMAATQGHTQSLHTNALDEALALPTDFSARIARNTQLLLQQESGTTRPIDPWGGSYYVEWLTHQLATAARMHIGEVVAHGGMAQAISEGIPKLRIEEAAARTQARIDSGAQTVIGVNKYQVTEDHEIEVLKVENSRVRAEQLAKLQQLRADRDEDATRAALDELTRAAGAQGSAGEDGLGNNLLALAINAARAKATVGEISDALEKVYGRHVAEIRTISGVYRDEAGKATNISSATELVEKFAEADGRRPRILVAKMGQDGHDRGQKVIATAFADIGFDVDVGSLFSTPDEVAQQAADNDVHVVGVSSLAAGHLTLVPALRDALAAVGRPDIMVVVGGVIPPGDFDELYAAGAAAIFPPGTVIADAATGLLHKLAERLGYDLNA; this comes from the coding sequence ATGACGGTCAACGATGTCGCCGGCAAGCCGGCTCCGGAAACCACCGGGGTAAGGAGCTTCGCCGACGTACCGCTCCACGGTGAAGGCACCGGCGCACCCGCGACCGAGGCCGCCGTCGCCGCACACATCGAGGCCGCGGCCGCCGCGCACGGGTACACCCCCGAGCAACTCGACTGGGTGACGCCGGAGGGCATCGACGTCAAACCGGTCTACGTCGCCGCCGACCGCGCCGCCGCCGCCTCGGCCGGATACCCGCTCGACTCGTTCCCGGGCGCACCGCCGTTCCTCCGCGGGCCGTACCCGACGATGTACGTCAACCAGCCCTGGACCATCCGCCAGTACGCCGGCTTCTCGACCGCCGCGGAGTCCAACGCGTTCTACCGCCGCAACCTGGCCGCGGGCCAGAAGGGCCTCTCGGTGGCCTTCGACCTGGCCACCCACCGCGGCTACGACTCCGACCATCCGCGGGTGCAGGGCGACGTGGGCATGGCCGGGGTGGCCATCGACTCCATCCTCGACATGCGCCAGCTCTTCGACGGCATCGACCTGTCATCGGTGTCGGTGTCGATGACGATGAACGGCGCGGTGCTGCCGATCCTGGCGCTCTACGTCGTGGCCGCCGAGGAGCAGGGGGTGCGGCCGGAGAAGTTGGCGGGGACCATCCAGAACGACATCCTCAAAGAGTTCATGGTCCGCAACACCTACATCTATCCGCCCAAGGCATCGATGCGGATCATCAGCGACATCTTCGGTTACACCAGCACCAAGATGCCGAAGTTCAACTCGATCTCGATCTCCGGCTACCACATCCAGGAGGCCGGGGCGACGGCCGATCTGGAGCTGGCCTACACGCTGGCCGACGGCGTCGAGTACATCAAGGCCGGCCTGGACGCCGGGCTCTCGATCGACAAGTTCGCGCCGCGACTGTCCTTCTTCTGGGGCATCGGGATGAACTTCTTCATGGAGGTCGCCAAGCTGCGCGCCGGCCGACTGCTGTGGAGCGAACTGGTCGCCGAGTTCGACCCGAAGAACGAGAAGTCGCTGTCGCTGCGCACCCACTCGCAGACCTCGGGTTGGTCGCTGACCGCACAGGACGTGTTCAACAACGTCGCCCGCACCTGCATCGAGGCGATGGCCGCCACCCAGGGGCACACCCAGTCGCTGCACACCAACGCCCTCGACGAGGCGCTCGCGCTGCCAACCGACTTCTCGGCCCGCATCGCGCGCAACACCCAGCTGCTGCTGCAGCAGGAGTCCGGAACCACCAGGCCGATCGACCCATGGGGTGGGTCGTACTACGTCGAGTGGCTGACCCACCAGCTGGCCACCGCCGCCCGGATGCACATCGGTGAGGTCGTCGCCCATGGTGGTATGGCGCAGGCGATCAGCGAGGGCATCCCGAAGCTGCGCATCGAGGAGGCCGCGGCCCGCACCCAGGCCCGTATCGACTCCGGCGCGCAGACCGTCATCGGCGTCAACAAGTACCAGGTGACCGAGGACCACGAGATCGAGGTGCTCAAGGTCGAGAACAGCCGGGTGCGCGCCGAGCAGCTCGCCAAGCTGCAGCAGTTGCGCGCCGACCGTGACGAGGACGCGACCCGCGCCGCGCTCGACGAGCTGACCCGGGCGGCCGGTGCGCAGGGGTCAGCCGGGGAGGACGGGCTGGGCAACAATCTGTTGGCGCTCGCGATCAACGCCGCCCGCGCCAAGGCGACCGTGGGGGAGATCTCCGACGCACTGGAGAAGGTCTACGGCCGCCACGTCGCCGAGATCCGCACGATCTCCGGCGTCTACCGCGACGAAGCCGGGAAGGCCACCAACATCTCTTCCGCAACCGAACTCGTGGAGAAGTTCGCCGAGGCCGACGGCCGCCGGCCCCGCATCCTGGTCGCCAAGATGGGGCAGGACGGCCACGACCGCGGCCAGAAGGTCATCGCGACGGCCTTCGCCGACATCGGTTTCGACGTCGATGTGGGTTCGTTGTTCTCCACGCCCGACGAGGTCGCCCAGCAGGCCGCCGACAACGACGTGCACGTCGTCGGTGTCTCGTCGCTGGCCGCCGGTCACCTCACGCTGGTGCCCGCGCTGCGCGACGCGCTGGCCGCGGTCGGCAGGCCCGACATCATGGTGGTGGTCGGCGGGGTCATCCCGCCCGGCGACTTCGACGAGCTCTACGCCGCAGGGGCCGCCGCCATCTTCCCGCCGGGCACCGTGATCGCCGACGCCGCGACCGGGCTGCTGCACAAACTCGCCGAACGGCTCGGCTACGACCTGAACGCCTGA
- the meaB gene encoding methylmalonyl Co-A mutase-associated GTPase MeaB produces MAAPTVAELSAAIRSGDRSALAKAITLVESTRADHREQAQELLLELMPQAGSAMHVGITGVPGVGKSTTIEALGMYLIEQGHRVAVLAVDPSSTRTGGSILGDKTRMAKLAVHPDAYIRPSPTSGTLGGVAKATRETIVLLEAAGYDVILVETVGVGQSEVTVSNMVDTFVFLTLARTGDQLQGIKKGVLELADIVVVNKADGEHAIEAKSAARELTAALRLIYPRETLWRPPVLTMSALHGDGLRELWDKVLEHRDVLREAGQFENRRRAQQVEWTWSMVRDAVLDRVLNNPEVRRIRAEVERQVRDGELTPALAARRILDAAH; encoded by the coding sequence ATGGCGGCCCCGACCGTCGCCGAGCTGTCCGCAGCGATCCGCAGCGGTGACCGGTCGGCGCTGGCGAAGGCGATCACCCTGGTCGAGTCGACGCGCGCCGACCACCGCGAGCAGGCCCAGGAGCTGCTGCTGGAGCTGATGCCGCAGGCCGGCTCCGCCATGCACGTGGGCATCACCGGCGTGCCGGGGGTGGGGAAGTCGACGACCATCGAGGCGCTCGGCATGTACCTGATCGAGCAGGGGCACCGGGTGGCCGTGCTGGCGGTGGATCCGTCCTCGACCCGCACCGGCGGCTCGATCCTCGGCGACAAGACCCGGATGGCGAAACTCGCCGTGCACCCCGATGCCTACATCCGTCCGTCGCCGACCTCCGGCACACTCGGCGGGGTCGCCAAGGCCACCCGCGAGACCATCGTGCTGCTCGAAGCCGCGGGCTACGACGTCATCCTGGTCGAGACCGTCGGGGTGGGGCAGTCCGAGGTCACGGTGTCGAACATGGTCGACACGTTCGTGTTCCTCACTCTCGCCCGCACCGGTGACCAGCTGCAGGGCATCAAGAAGGGCGTGCTCGAACTCGCCGACATCGTCGTCGTCAACAAGGCCGACGGCGAGCACGCCATCGAGGCGAAATCCGCCGCGCGTGAGCTGACCGCCGCACTGCGGCTGATCTACCCGCGCGAGACGCTGTGGCGTCCGCCCGTGCTGACCATGAGCGCACTGCACGGCGACGGGCTGCGCGAGCTGTGGGACAAGGTGCTCGAACACCGCGACGTGCTGCGCGAGGCCGGGCAGTTCGAGAACCGCCGACGCGCACAGCAGGTCGAGTGGACGTGGTCGATGGTGCGTGACGCGGTCCTCGACCGGGTACTGAACAATCCCGAGGTGCGCCGGATCCGCGCCGAAGTGGAACGGCAGGTCCGCGACGGCGAGCTCACCCCGGCGCTGGCCGCGCGCCGGATTCTCGACGCAGCGCACTGA